ctcctgatatcgtgtcaccagtacaactggataatgctagcatggcagttgtgagtactaacaatagtactcacaaacatgtttgtttgtatttttaattttcactatgataatgttttggtgaggaccagttttaaatcagtcacgatcatatggtcgagggGGCGTCATCTTGGAGGATCTCCAAGGGGAGCccagaggaaatgctacatttaaactcatgctagttttccgtgactaccaaccctagctttaaaggttGTCTCCTGGTGAGAAGAAAAAGATAAAGTTCCTTCCAAATTGCCTTTTAGTGGAGAAAATGGGAAAAGTTACATACAGGGTAGCATTCAGATAGAGAAAATATTACTATGCATTTGACAAAGCAGCCCCTCAGAGGAGAAAACATTGCTTCAAAGTTGCCCTACTAGTTGAGAGAACACAAAGTCCCAAAAGGCTCAGAATTAAGTGCCATCAATGGTGACCTTAACAAGCCCAACTAGTATAGATTACTTAAAGGAAGTGCCCTACTTGATGTGCAGAAATCTTTACTAAGTTCTCTGGGGTGACTTTCCAGTTGAGACAACATGATTACATGCCAGATAGTGTGACCTTCCAGTGGGGAAAAAAGTGATACAGAGCCATATGGGCTGCTCTATAGGAAACAATCTATCCACTGATACCCCCCATTGcatgtccttttttatttttttcttccactgTCCTTAGACAGCCCGAGTCCGCCACTGCACTGCGGTACAGCTTTACAGCCAAGTATATGCAGCGTATTAACATGGGACTTAACGCAGGTTGGGCTGTGACAAATGTGGTGGCTTTTGTTCGATGGCGGTAATGAACAAACCTCCCATGATGCCAGCTGTGGCCTGACACCACAACTTTTTCATGGGTTCCCATTTATTATCAGCTTCTATAGGGATGCATGGTGTTTCTATACTGAACAGTGAACTGTTTATGTGCACCATCAGGGGACGCTTAGCAGCAGCTTGACATTCAATCGGATTGTGGCACCTTTGGTCTAATTTGCAGGAAAGATGATGTCATCCACAGGGCTTGTATGgatatgtatttaaattaatgtgtgaacttgtgtttgttattaTGTGTATAGAATGTGTGTTATGGAAGCATATATgtaccaaaatgaaaatgaaaaagcaaattgGAAAAgtaaattgcattaacagaaatggtttttaattttctaaatatgtgtgcattatatgtgtgtgtaggacTGCTGTTGTGaaccaaattgccccttgggaACAATAAAGATTagctaatctaatctaatctaaaaagTTTGATACAGATTGTACATGTCTAGCTTTTAGATACATCTACATGTCTATGTTGGGTGAAAACAATCACCAGCAAGCAAGGTTTGTTTTCAACATATTAAAAATAGATTATTAATAGAGAGGACAGTCACAGAATGTTCTGTTCCTGTAAGCAGAGTGTCGGCCTAATTGCTAGAAGCAAACCAGacaataattgtattaaaaaaaccATCCTGGGAAATTTTCTAGGGACATTTACAGCACATGGGACACAAAAACTGATTCATTAGATATTCCACAAATAGCTCTTTATGGGGACACTTGATTACAAGTTGTGTAGACCTGCTAACAAATGAAATTTGATTCACTTTGCGCGAAATGTGGATTAATCACGTCTGCACGAGCAGGGGGGATATGCCAGGGGAGTTAAAAGGGTGGTCGCGCGGAGGTACCATCCATCATAAAGCAGCATGATCCAAGTCTCCTCAAGCAACCTCTAATCACTGCAGAACAAGACTAACTAGACAGAGGTACTGTTTTCTGAACTGCACGTACATTCTGTCGAGTAAAGCAACAACAATGCTCGTGTGAAGTGCACCCACaaaaccgcacacacacacacacacactcactcacacacacacacacgagcatcCCGCATGCCGTGGACACGCACTGTTTATGATCCGTATTGGACTCAGTCAGTTCCCCCTCTTGAGCTCACTGTGGTTCATTCCAGCGTCTCTCTGTATCCTCCGCGCGAGCCGTGTTTCTGCTGTCATCACCGCTGAGCACGCGGCTCCATCACTCCGCTGGCACGAGCCGCAAAGTGAATTTCGATGGAGAGATTAAGAGCGAGCAGAGACCGTCTCGTGCTGGACTGCTTTGTACCGGGGGTGAGTTGTTTCCGGTTGTAAATGTCTGCAGCCCGAGGTTTGTTTACCAGGTGGATCATAGCGCTCACTTGTTTGGATAAGGATTTAAAAGTGAGGCTTTGTTGTTGAAATGATATGTAACAAGTGTTGTGATGGTTAATTCTTCCAAAAACTGAGGCAGGAGCAGAAAGGAAACCTCATGGGATAGTTAGTCCCTATTTAAATGGTGAACTAAAAGCACTTTTGTTAAATTTTCTTATAAACAAAGACTTGAAATATGTTATATAGGctgtgttttgttctgaaaaagaaagatgagCTTTAACCATCctgtaatgtttgtttctcagtaacagcaataatgtttctgagtcaatttgacccaaagcatattcaattatccaaaagtgtcagaacccagaaaaatcccaataaatatttttttaaatctcatttctaactccattactaaccatgtAAATTGATATtcagtgcaatggtgttctttaattctcacagatcatggttcaatgaggataacttgctcatttttcatgaaaattcatgttagaAATTTTTCATCTATATTTggaagccctaaatataaataccatagttttacatgacaaatattttgtttattttatttaaatgttttctttttataaagtgatgttgataaatgaacacgactcttcttctgtcacatgctgcccagattcttatgctgtatttagctactttggaaggcacatattgcctaaaatggattttaaaaagggtaagtTTGACCcataacataacaggagggttaaaacataTCTAGACACAAAGGTTTTGAAACAAGCTCGACTAAATAGAGCTGCTGAGTATACAGCTGAAGTTGAATGTTATCCTTGTCCGGATGAATGGTTTAAATATCACACAAAGCAGAGAGAACATCTGCATACCTTCTCTCCCTCGAGCTGGAAATGTCAGCTTCAGAGAAACTAACCTTTGAGAGAAATTGTGAAACGAATGAGCGTACTAATGTTTCAGACTGAAGAGCCAGTCACAAAGAGAAGCCATTCACACTCTCTCTGTTTGAACttcaacgttgtcatggtctgAGGACGCAAAGGTTAAATGAGAGCAAGACATCAAGGCACTTTTTAGCCAGAATGTGCAACTGGTACCCTTAGAAGCTTTGTTTGAGAAATGCTTCAATACCATGCTGGGTGCCCAGAAGGtgctaaaacaaaaacaatgtttggATAGAATTAGATGCTAAAGGTAAATATGTTTGTCTTGCAGATTGCAATTCATCTGATaagaaaattactttttttaatgggGATAAAATGacgagagaaaagaaaaaaaaacaattagaaAAGTGAATTAAATGAATCTAAGTTTGCATCCATTGTTTACCATGTGTTGTTTagttatatttaaaaacaatttttaattctgataaataaataaaaaacactttggtaatatctaaaatgtattttagctCCTTttcagtatgtttaaattatggTTTacccatggactgtataaacaattgatgtagtatccgtgaagtcaccaatctgtttctgaagcgctgttttgaagccaattgttggcggcagccatattggaaatgctgaactcgacctaactgctgtcgaggtaaagaggcgggctttgagcttcctaACCGACAGCTagttttcccgcctgtcaatcaagtcagttctgcctctcattatggaaaacttgtaaccttaatatctttgaaactgccatgtgataaaaaaattcacccccgtacagtgtgtgctgatcgagaaatgagctatccagactacactcgtcgtttgtaccaggctgtgaacatgtttatttctgctgtaaagatcgtctttctctctttgaattagtgtctatgtggtttccagtacttctggagccagcctcaagtggacactcaaagaactgcagtttttaacacttccgcattggcttcaattctcacagccggaagctgctgctttgttttaCCTCTTTCCTACttgcattaaagctgctgtgaggaatttttggtttgtgatgattttggtgccccctgtaaACAAAGATGTGCCATGCATCTCTTTGCTGTCTCTTACATATCAaggcagtatttttttttttaaataaaatgtcaccctgctttcttttaacagtcaaaaatGTCACTCACTGCTGCTGTTAATGTTTGCTCtgggaaatgtaaaaaaaaaaaggctgtttcttcagcatgctgtcaatcacctcgtctgacacctacttcctcgcagcagtttcaggcatgaAAAATTACAATATATAGAAATGTTCCATAGTGTTGCttattgttctgtttgcttttttaagttataaagAAGCAACATTattcatttcaatctgtttcacaaccagttaaaaactccccacagtgccttcaaaaacaaaagccTACAACCCCTGTGGGAAACAATGCAATGTAAGTCACACTGTGTCACTGTGGAAActcaaataaataagtacaatgTCACTCAGTGAATCAACTTGCAAATCTCAAGACAGTGGTTGACCTGAATTGacacacagctgtgtgaaaACACAATAGACCTGATTGTATTCTTCAGTTATTTGACAATGGTGAAGAGTCCTCCTGTCTATCAGTGTCCTCCCATATATGTACTCACTCCCTTCACAAGCACATCTATACATCtgcatgtgtttctgtctttcacaGAGTGAGTGACAGCTGCTGTCCGACAGAGGAAACAAGCATGTTTGATTGCCTGTTCCCTTCATAACGGTTGTCCAATTTCATGGCTGTTAGGCTTGTTATTAAGAgcgggaagaagagagagcagagggtaTATCCGTGTGCTTGGTTGGACCCTTTGATTAGAGGGCATGGTTTGTGATGCTAAGAGACGGTGTCACATGTCCTATAAATACACAGGCTGACAGAAACACAGCTTGTATTGTTACACCTGCCAGGTCTTATTGATGACCATCCTGACACAACCCACTGGGCATGAAAAACATACACGATATAGCATTTCTCGAGGCACCCTAGTGAGTTCATCTTTTACTTCTTGTTGATTTTCTGGCAGAAAAATCAGCATGTCGTTTTAAATGTGAGAAACATACAATGATTTATTCATCACATTAATGCTTCAGTAACACAGCTAAATGTAATGTCATTACAGGCGAAACAGTCACATGATGATCCAATTGATTAAACCAGCAATTTGAATCAAACTCACTTAGAGGCATTTATTCCAGTTGAATTATATGCATTAGCTGCACTAATTATAGACGTCGCCACAACACCCAGAGGTCTTATAAATGGAGACatgtaaaatgaatgaatgtgttaAATATTCAAGATTACTTCAAAGACTGGTACAGTAGATACATGGGGTCAAGGTGAGACAGAGTGATCTGTACTGTTAAAAAAGCCTGGCAGGGTTGTTAGAAGAGTGTCTGAATAGAAGGGTAGTTGAAAACGAGCATCTATAAATAAGAAATGATTGTTCTGATTAGAATTAACATCTTAAATCAGGCATATCTGAATATGTTTTCCAAAACATGATGCATGAAATCATTGTTGCCACCGGTGatgctgcagaagaagaggcTTGTGTAATTCAGATGAGTCTTAGTTAACATAATCATGTATTCTGGAATAAAATTGGTGGATTCTTAACATGAGACAGTTTATATTGTGTGGTCTATCTGCTGCAGTTGTAACATCACCACCATACTTTACAACCTCTCACTGACAGACAGAATATCTTGTTTCTGCACTCTGCACATTGTGTGCTGTAGACTTTGAAACTTGCTGAGCCTCTTCCATGAATGCACTGATAGAGCTGGCATGtcaaatcttttcttttttggaatGTGAAATAGACACAATCCTATGTTAATACATAGTGTCTCTCCAAAATACTCCTGTTTAGAGAGAAAAAGGATGCAGCTCTCTCTGCAACAACTAAGGACATACAGAACTCCACAGGGGTTAACATGAAGATCTCTGTCAGACACCGAAGTTTGATATTTCTGAATGGATGTAAAACAAAGCCTGTGCTTTCAAGTCTTAATTTTGTAATAGAGGCCTGACTTTGATGCAAATCAATGGACAGCAGTGGGAGGATGAAACTGAATATTTATGGTCTCTGCAGACTCAGAGATGTCCCAGAGTACTTTGGAGCCTTTTTAACAGCAGATGAAATTGCACTTGAAAGTTGTAGGCAGGTTACTTGACAGCTGTGAAGAACTcaagtgctttttaaaattgtgaGCAGACTATTAAAGTACCTCTCCTGTGGACGCCACAGTTAAGTACACTTAAAAACATGCAATAATGCAAAGACACCATTAACAGCTACTATTTCTGTGTGTGAATTGGACCTTTTAATCTTTTACAATTGTGGAACATTATCGATCTTTCAATTGATTTGAAAGGTTTGTACgctcaaagaaataatttgttgggtgaacgtaaGAAAtttatggaaagaatttccacctaattaaaatgctttcatttaacgagacacaattttgttgaaccaactaattgtaaatatgttaagTGAACATTAAGTATTGACGTcaccattacttatttgcaattTTTTGGTCTAActtaattttgaatggtacCATAACAATAATTAAtcatgctgactgaacaaaactTAAGTTTTTCAGGGTTGCAGGGAGCTGACTTCGGGTGAAAGGCAGACAactattcacgcacacacacacctatgggcaatttagagagaCCAATTCTCCTGGTGAGCATGCTTTTGGACTGCgcgaggaagccggagtacctggagagaacccacacatgcacaaggagaacatgcaaactccacacagaaaggcacctgactcAAACCTGGAACCTTCTAactttgaggcaacagcgctacccactgaaccactgtgcagcccatatgttcaatcatcagaaatgatttgagctgtgagacaaaccttcttatcatgtgaaaataaactctaaaatagtaattattgagaaaataagacatttttgacatatcaagaatgtttacatttagcagtTAAAAGTGCCAACTTAGTTTAGTTGGTGTTGGtgtcaagtttaaaaaaagaccaCTAAAAATAGAACTCTATTCCCCAGAGAAGGCAAAcaattacaaacaaaaaatatggatcttgacttgatagcctttaaaataagtgcttactgATTAAGACATTTCTCCACCGTAGATGTCGCACGTCACTGCCAccctctgctctggagaggtattgcagatgggattcctacctaaacccattacgttgtgttgacataaaacaatcttgtagttttaaggattgttgtgttaaaactacatgattaaaaatgtttcaccactaaacatgaattaatataatagaagctacatgttgtacttatgttgataaaacagacacccatgttgctttgTTTGAGTGTAGATGTGCAAGACTTGTAAATATGCCAATCATGCTAAGAtagctctctcttcctcctgcagaatGCATGACCAATCTGCAGAACGTGTGCCTGAATTATATTGGCCCTGGGCTGAGGGACCGTGAGCAACCACCATGGCATATCCGAACACCAGCATCCTGACAGCCAACCTCAGCGGAGCTCTTGACAGCTATGACTCAGGGGGGAACATCTACCGGCCCTTTTCTGTTTTCAGCGTGCTCACCCTGACTCTACTGGCGATGCTGGTAGTGGCCACATTTGTGTGGAACTTACTGGTACTGGTGACCATTTTAAGGGTGAGGACCTTCCACCGGGTGCCCCACAACCTTGTGGCTTCCATGGCGATCTCAGACGTGATGGTTGCCGCTCTAGTCATGCCGCTAAGCCTCGTACACGAGCTGAACGGCAGGTTGTGGAAACTGGGCCGCGTGCTGTGCCAGGTGTGGATCTCTTTCGATGTGCTCTGCTGCACGGCTAGCATCTGGAATGTGACGGCCATCGCGCTGGACCGCTACTGGTCGATCACTAGACACCTGCAGTACACACTCAAGACACGCAAAAAGATCTCCAATGTGATGATAGCACTCACGTGGCTGCTGTCGTCCATCATCTCACTGTCACCTCTCTTCGGGTGGGGTGAGACCTACTCAGAAGGGATGAAGTGCCAGGTGAGCCAGGAGCTGTCCTACACCATCTTCTCCACCTTTGGAGCGTTTTACCTGCCGCTGTGTGTGGTGCTGTTTGTTTACTGGAAGATCTACAAAGCTGCCAAGTTTCGGATAGGATCACGCAAGACCAACACAATAACGCCGATGGCTGAGgtgattcattcatttttctttttcaaaacccAATCTCTCTGAATGAACTCTCCCATCTGTAAGTCACCATGTTGTTATTATTCACTCTGTCAAAGTAATGGGCAATCTTTGCATATACCTGACCctgttaacaaaacacatccccattcattgaaagttgagtgcatactgtgctggaaaagacagcaacactgcgcaacttttttcacatcttttctccttcacttcataatcatgcattcacagaaaacgggggtatattgtttatattttatggtacatttggctcaattaccgtatactagctcagttgttctcaaagtggggtcctgggacccctgggggtctgtgaaccatagcgtgggggtccgtgaaataatttgaatacatttctagtaaatcataaaattgtgctgtcattacaaaacagcatacaccattgttatgataccattaggtggcttgaagggatatgtgagtcttgctactgttaattttctgaaagcgtttaagatcaattacttgaaaagtataaatgctgtcatgttgagtccacaaggaatgaaatgaccctctgttttaaagtatacaagtggtatttacttgattcaaattgaagtgttatctgtttatcactatggtacaggtctgaagtatttacattgatacgttttacaattaaatagttccaagggcaactaagagtgcaaatggtagtaagcatgtgctttagtgatgggaagttgagctcttttcagagagctggctctttcgactcccgaacggctcttaatttaggatcttttgtagccgtatgttttaccttaattttgcaaaaaataatagtttgtgttgaaaacccttttacgtacagtgtttttatgagaagccttataatgcccaattgtgtgcatttcttctgttacaaaatcattctcaccctgatcctagggttatgattagggttagggttgtgattagggttagggttgtgattagggttagggttgtgattagggttagggttagggttgtgattagggttagggttatgattagggttaaggttgtgattagggttagggttgtgattagggttaaggttgtgattagggttagggttgtgattagggttagggttgtgattagggttagggttgtgattagggttagggttgtgataagggttagggttagggttgtgattagggttagggttgtgattagggttagggttggggttagggttggggtttgggttagggttgtgattagggttagggttagggttgtgtttagggttagggttagggttgtgattagggttagggttgtgattagggttagggttagggttgtgataagggttatgattagggttagggttgtgattagggttaggattagggttaggattagggttagggttgtggttagggttagggttgtgattagggttagggttgtgtttagggttagggttgtgtttagggttagggttagggttagggttaggattagggttaggattaggtttaggtttagggttagggttaggattagggttagggttgtgataagggttagggttagggttgtgattagggttagggttgtaattagggttagggttggggttaggattatgactatggttagggttagggttgtgtttagggttgggtttagggttaggattgtgattagggttagggttaggattagggttagggttgtgattagggttagggttagggttgtgtttagggttagggttgtgattagggttagggttgtaattagggttagggttggggttaggattatgactatggttagggttagggttgtgtttagggttgggtttagggttaggattgtgattagggttagggttagggttaggattagggttaggaatagggttagggttgtgattagggttagggttgtgaatagtgttagggttagggttgtgattagggttagggttagggttatgattagggttagggttagaaccagatctaaatttaagcatacagaaccagaagcaaactcatgcaaacagaaccagaatcaaactcatgcaaacagaaccagaataaaactcaaccagaaccaaaccagaaccaaaccagaaccaaaccagaaccaaaccagaccctgatcagaaccgaaccagaaccctaccagaactgaaccagaaccgaaccgaaccagaaccgaacagaaccagaaccgtaccagaaccataccagaaccgaaccagaaccgaaccagacccgaaccagaaccgaatcgaaccggaaccgaaccagaaccgaatcagaaccgaaccagaaccgtaccagaaccgaaccagacgtgaaccagaaccgaaccagaatcgaaccagaacagaaccgaaccagaaccttaccagaacagaaccagaaccttaccagaaccaaactcaagcaaacagaaccagaaccaactcaggtaaaccgaaccagaaccaaactcaagcaaacagaaccagaaccaactcaggtaaaccgaaccagaaccaaactcaagcaaacagaaccagaaccaaactcaagcaaacattatttacgtcctcaggttggcattgagaaaaatctgatgcctcagtttggatgggctgatccgatttctcctctcagtgaatatttgccctgtctttaagaagactatctctgaaggaacagatgaagccaggatacacagcctcccctccatcacctgtatcctatatcctcacatgtgattggccgcatggccgccatgctgaccaatcaaaacaaagttctgctgtgagcagagctggggctgagcactgtgagagctaagcagctaAAGGAAAAA
This is a stretch of genomic DNA from Notolabrus celidotus isolate fNotCel1 chromosome 17, fNotCel1.pri, whole genome shotgun sequence. It encodes these proteins:
- the htr5ab gene encoding 5-hydroxytryptamine (serotonin) receptor 5A, genome duplicate b — protein: MAYPNTSILTANLSGALDSYDSGGNIYRPFSVFSVLTLTLLAMLVVATFVWNLLVLVTILRVRTFHRVPHNLVASMAISDVMVAALVMPLSLVHELNGRLWKLGRVLCQVWISFDVLCCTASIWNVTAIALDRYWSITRHLQYTLKTRKKISNVMIALTWLLSSIISLSPLFGWGETYSEGMKCQVSQELSYTIFSTFGAFYLPLCVVLFVYWKIYKAAKFRIGSRKTNTITPMAEVKEETQQPQMVFTVRHATVTFQTDGDTWREQKEKKAALMVGILIGVFVLCWIPFFITELIVPLCSCDIPPIWKSLFLWLGYSNSFFNPLIYTAFNKNYNNALRNLFSRQR